In one Electrophorus electricus isolate fEleEle1 chromosome 21, fEleEle1.pri, whole genome shotgun sequence genomic region, the following are encoded:
- the znf408 gene encoding zinc finger protein 408 isoform X1 — protein sequence MVGSNRGILKVATQNRNEGSLENVKESFNSVLRLLPRGLTLGPSLAKDGQTGLWCVGRTLKNGTFLGMEDSDRVPSYGKVEEGMETCQKTAKETSVKKYWMRFACTAPCEVERNVTVHEVDGKLCLRTCRDISPGTELLVLEEQWDILPVPVELDQIDVTDSGKPLKLDTPFKVKDKDSIQPDQTEQGSGESAKHLKDKFPVNNLGGQEASRPHRVEKSPADSSQTQKTGDLEQRGLYGGCEEQAQEAVEVSSTQEMANVSGDLVQELPNLCEELRGAVSKRASSRLAAKPRKVHSLRSHIHRRPQEPRISTAACLMQKSVRTETSQENKESSLHSKDTTSDNKPKELPREEQRGGKDSLDSFQFSLRERKYKCDKCGKSFFQLCHLKKHNFTHLELKPYACMECGKRYSSQESYRAHALMHRGQRPFKCPQCDKSYGLKRDLKEHMVLHTGEKPFVCDVCGKAFARRPSLRVHRESHEAQGAEPTRIKCPECGRELASAGSLRNHLRLHTGERPYACEHCGRRFRQRGNLQGHLRLHTGERPHVCEHCGRCFAQAPDLRRHLIAHTGEAYLCPVCGKALRDPHTLRAHERLHTGDRPYKCERCGKGYTMATKLRRHMKSHLDEKPHRCETCGARYTLMQSLQRHLQSHAVRTQSGHPPPARGRPRKEMQRESARWKDDHGEDEEERAVVYVQAMEDISMVPHSEDVTACSLAVVPTDVMEEAEEITERVELSEDVIEIIVSDGTAKCIVVQEQDGNDKCIIFQDHIANEKGLAVQEQAENAECIVVEEEVVNSRVVILQSQDGLHSVAQTIEIESGMQD from the exons ATGGTTGGTAGTAACCGTGGGATACTAAAGG TGGCTACACAAAATAGAAACGAGGGCTCCCTGGAGAATGTGAAAGAGTCTTTCAATAGTGTGCTCAGACTGCTGCCTCGTGGGTTGACCCTGGGACCGTCCCTGGCTAAAGATGGGCAGACAGGGTTGTGGTGCGTAGGACGGACATTAAAGAATGGCACCTTTCTGGGCATGGAGGACTCAGACAGAGTGCCTAGCTATGGGAAAGTAGAAGAG GGAATGGAAACATGCCAAAAAACAGCCAAAGAAACATCAGTCAAAAAGTACTGGATGAG GTTTGCCTGCACTGCTCCGTGTGAAGTTGAGAGGAATGTTACTGTGCATGAGGTGGATGGAAAGCTGTGTCTCAGGACCTGTAGGGACATCAGTCCAGGAACAGAGCTCCTGGTCTTGGAAGAACAGTGGGACATTCTTCCTGTACCTGTGGAGCTTGACCAGATAGATGTGACTGATTCTGGAAAACCCCTCAAACTGGACACACCATTCAAAGTAAAAGACAAGGACTCTATTCAGCCTGACCAGACTGAACAGGGTTCTGGAGAGTCAG CAAAACACCTGAAGGATAAATTCCCGGTTAACAACCTAGGAGGTCAGGAAGCAAGCAGACCTCACAGGGTGGAGAAGAGTCCTGCAGACAGTTCTCAAACCCAGAAGACTGGCGACCTTGAGCAGAGGGGTTTGTATGGGGGCTGTGAAGAGCAAGCTCAGGAGGCTGTGGAAGTGTCAAGTACTCAAGAGATGGCTAATGTCAGTGGAGACTTAGTGCAAGAGCTCCCAAACTTGTGTGAAGAGCTCAGAGGAGCAGTGAGCAAGCGAGCAAGCTCTCGCTTGGCAGCCAAACCTCGCAAGGTACACTCACTACGCAGCCACATCCATCGGCGACCGCAAGAGCCAAGAATTAGTACTGCAGCATGTCTTATGCAAAAGTCTGTGAGAACAGAGACCAGCCAAGAGAATAAAGAGAGCTCACTGCACAGCAAGGACACTACATCAGATAATAAGCCAAAGGAACTGCCCcgtgaggagcagagaggaggaaaggatTCTCTCGACTCCTTTCAGTTCAGCCTGCGAGAGCGGAAATACAAGTGTGACAAGTGTGGCAAAAGCTTCTTCCAGCTGTGCCACCTGAAGAAGCACAACTTCACGCACTTGGAGCTGAAGCCGTACGCCTGCATGGAATGTGGCAAGCGCTACAGCTCGCAGGAGAGCTACCGTGCCCACGCGCTCATGCATCGGGGACAGCGGCCCTTCAAGTGCCCACAGTGCGACAAGAGCTATGGCCTCAAGCGGGACCTTAAGGAGCACATGGTGCTCCACACGGGCGAGAAGCCCtttgtctgtgatgtgtgtggcaAAGCGTTTGCCCGCCGACCCTCGTTGCGTGTCCACAGGGAGTCCCACGAGGCCCAGGGTGCAGAGCCGACCAGGATCAAATGCCCTGAATGTGGCAGGGAGCTGGCCAGCGCAGGGTCGCTGAGGAACCACTTGCGGCTGCACACGGGTGAGCGGCCGTACGCGTGCGAGCACTGTGGCCGGCGCTTTCGTCAGCGCGGCAACCTGCAGGGCCACCTGCGTCTGCACACAGGCGAACGGCCACATGTGTGCGAGCACTGCGGCCGGTGCTTTGCGCAGGCGCCTGACCTTCGCCGCCACCTGATCGCACACACGGGTGAGGCGTACCTGTGCCCCGTGTGCGGCAAGGCCCTGCGGGACCCCCACACACTGCGAGCACATGAGCGCCTCCACACGGGAGACAGGCCCTACAAGTGCGAGCGCTGTGGCAAAGGGTACACCATGGCAACCAAGCTACGCCGCCACATGAAGTCTCACCTGGATGAGAAGCCACACAGGTGTGAGACATGTGGCGCCAGGTACACGCTGATGCAGAGCCTCCAGCGACATCTGCAGTCGCACGCGGTACGCACGCAGAGTGGACACCCGCCACCGGCCAGAGGCCGGCCCAGGaaggagatgcagagagagagtgcgaggtGGAAGGATGACCATGGCGAAGATGAGGAGGAGCGAGCTGTGGTTTATGTTCAGGCCATGGAGGATATCAGCATGGTGCCTCACTCCGAGGATGTCACAGCATGCTCCTTGGCAGTAGTCCCCACCGACGTTATGGAAGAGGCTGAAGAAATTACAGAACGGGTCGAGCTCAGCGAAGATGTTATAGAGATCATTGTGTCAGATGGCACTGCTAAGTGCATTGTGGTTCAAGAACAGGATGGTAAtgataaatgtataattttccAGGACCACATTGCTAATGAAAAAGGTCTGGCAGTGCAGGAACAGGCTGAGAATGCTGAATGCATTGTAGTAGAAGAGGAGGTTGTGAACAGCAGAGTGGTCATACTACAGAGTCAGGATGGACTACATTCGGTGGCACAGACCATTGAAATAGAGTCAGGTATGCAGGACTGA
- the znf408 gene encoding zinc finger protein 408 isoform X2: MATQNRNEGSLENVKESFNSVLRLLPRGLTLGPSLAKDGQTGLWCVGRTLKNGTFLGMEDSDRVPSYGKVEEGMETCQKTAKETSVKKYWMRFACTAPCEVERNVTVHEVDGKLCLRTCRDISPGTELLVLEEQWDILPVPVELDQIDVTDSGKPLKLDTPFKVKDKDSIQPDQTEQGSGESAKHLKDKFPVNNLGGQEASRPHRVEKSPADSSQTQKTGDLEQRGLYGGCEEQAQEAVEVSSTQEMANVSGDLVQELPNLCEELRGAVSKRASSRLAAKPRKVHSLRSHIHRRPQEPRISTAACLMQKSVRTETSQENKESSLHSKDTTSDNKPKELPREEQRGGKDSLDSFQFSLRERKYKCDKCGKSFFQLCHLKKHNFTHLELKPYACMECGKRYSSQESYRAHALMHRGQRPFKCPQCDKSYGLKRDLKEHMVLHTGEKPFVCDVCGKAFARRPSLRVHRESHEAQGAEPTRIKCPECGRELASAGSLRNHLRLHTGERPYACEHCGRRFRQRGNLQGHLRLHTGERPHVCEHCGRCFAQAPDLRRHLIAHTGEAYLCPVCGKALRDPHTLRAHERLHTGDRPYKCERCGKGYTMATKLRRHMKSHLDEKPHRCETCGARYTLMQSLQRHLQSHAVRTQSGHPPPARGRPRKEMQRESARWKDDHGEDEEERAVVYVQAMEDISMVPHSEDVTACSLAVVPTDVMEEAEEITERVELSEDVIEIIVSDGTAKCIVVQEQDGNDKCIIFQDHIANEKGLAVQEQAENAECIVVEEEVVNSRVVILQSQDGLHSVAQTIEIESGMQD, encoded by the exons A TGGCTACACAAAATAGAAACGAGGGCTCCCTGGAGAATGTGAAAGAGTCTTTCAATAGTGTGCTCAGACTGCTGCCTCGTGGGTTGACCCTGGGACCGTCCCTGGCTAAAGATGGGCAGACAGGGTTGTGGTGCGTAGGACGGACATTAAAGAATGGCACCTTTCTGGGCATGGAGGACTCAGACAGAGTGCCTAGCTATGGGAAAGTAGAAGAG GGAATGGAAACATGCCAAAAAACAGCCAAAGAAACATCAGTCAAAAAGTACTGGATGAG GTTTGCCTGCACTGCTCCGTGTGAAGTTGAGAGGAATGTTACTGTGCATGAGGTGGATGGAAAGCTGTGTCTCAGGACCTGTAGGGACATCAGTCCAGGAACAGAGCTCCTGGTCTTGGAAGAACAGTGGGACATTCTTCCTGTACCTGTGGAGCTTGACCAGATAGATGTGACTGATTCTGGAAAACCCCTCAAACTGGACACACCATTCAAAGTAAAAGACAAGGACTCTATTCAGCCTGACCAGACTGAACAGGGTTCTGGAGAGTCAG CAAAACACCTGAAGGATAAATTCCCGGTTAACAACCTAGGAGGTCAGGAAGCAAGCAGACCTCACAGGGTGGAGAAGAGTCCTGCAGACAGTTCTCAAACCCAGAAGACTGGCGACCTTGAGCAGAGGGGTTTGTATGGGGGCTGTGAAGAGCAAGCTCAGGAGGCTGTGGAAGTGTCAAGTACTCAAGAGATGGCTAATGTCAGTGGAGACTTAGTGCAAGAGCTCCCAAACTTGTGTGAAGAGCTCAGAGGAGCAGTGAGCAAGCGAGCAAGCTCTCGCTTGGCAGCCAAACCTCGCAAGGTACACTCACTACGCAGCCACATCCATCGGCGACCGCAAGAGCCAAGAATTAGTACTGCAGCATGTCTTATGCAAAAGTCTGTGAGAACAGAGACCAGCCAAGAGAATAAAGAGAGCTCACTGCACAGCAAGGACACTACATCAGATAATAAGCCAAAGGAACTGCCCcgtgaggagcagagaggaggaaaggatTCTCTCGACTCCTTTCAGTTCAGCCTGCGAGAGCGGAAATACAAGTGTGACAAGTGTGGCAAAAGCTTCTTCCAGCTGTGCCACCTGAAGAAGCACAACTTCACGCACTTGGAGCTGAAGCCGTACGCCTGCATGGAATGTGGCAAGCGCTACAGCTCGCAGGAGAGCTACCGTGCCCACGCGCTCATGCATCGGGGACAGCGGCCCTTCAAGTGCCCACAGTGCGACAAGAGCTATGGCCTCAAGCGGGACCTTAAGGAGCACATGGTGCTCCACACGGGCGAGAAGCCCtttgtctgtgatgtgtgtggcaAAGCGTTTGCCCGCCGACCCTCGTTGCGTGTCCACAGGGAGTCCCACGAGGCCCAGGGTGCAGAGCCGACCAGGATCAAATGCCCTGAATGTGGCAGGGAGCTGGCCAGCGCAGGGTCGCTGAGGAACCACTTGCGGCTGCACACGGGTGAGCGGCCGTACGCGTGCGAGCACTGTGGCCGGCGCTTTCGTCAGCGCGGCAACCTGCAGGGCCACCTGCGTCTGCACACAGGCGAACGGCCACATGTGTGCGAGCACTGCGGCCGGTGCTTTGCGCAGGCGCCTGACCTTCGCCGCCACCTGATCGCACACACGGGTGAGGCGTACCTGTGCCCCGTGTGCGGCAAGGCCCTGCGGGACCCCCACACACTGCGAGCACATGAGCGCCTCCACACGGGAGACAGGCCCTACAAGTGCGAGCGCTGTGGCAAAGGGTACACCATGGCAACCAAGCTACGCCGCCACATGAAGTCTCACCTGGATGAGAAGCCACACAGGTGTGAGACATGTGGCGCCAGGTACACGCTGATGCAGAGCCTCCAGCGACATCTGCAGTCGCACGCGGTACGCACGCAGAGTGGACACCCGCCACCGGCCAGAGGCCGGCCCAGGaaggagatgcagagagagagtgcgaggtGGAAGGATGACCATGGCGAAGATGAGGAGGAGCGAGCTGTGGTTTATGTTCAGGCCATGGAGGATATCAGCATGGTGCCTCACTCCGAGGATGTCACAGCATGCTCCTTGGCAGTAGTCCCCACCGACGTTATGGAAGAGGCTGAAGAAATTACAGAACGGGTCGAGCTCAGCGAAGATGTTATAGAGATCATTGTGTCAGATGGCACTGCTAAGTGCATTGTGGTTCAAGAACAGGATGGTAAtgataaatgtataattttccAGGACCACATTGCTAATGAAAAAGGTCTGGCAGTGCAGGAACAGGCTGAGAATGCTGAATGCATTGTAGTAGAAGAGGAGGTTGTGAACAGCAGAGTGGTCATACTACAGAGTCAGGATGGACTACATTCGGTGGCACAGACCATTGAAATAGAGTCAGGTATGCAGGACTGA